The segment AATAATCTGCAGAGAAGGTTAATCGTTCATTAAAGAAAGAAGCATCAAGTCCGACATTCAACTTACGAGCTTTTTCCCAAGTCAGATTAGGATTCGCAAAATTACCTTCTTTTAATCCTGAATAACCATTACCAAATTCATTTACACCAAATGAATAGCCATCACCTCCTTGAAAGAACTGCAAATAAGCAAAACGGTCATCATTGTTATCAGAGATCTTATCACTACCGACCAAACCATAAGAAGCTCTTAACTTCAAATTGCTTAACCATTTTTCTGCACCCTGCATAAACCGTTCACGAGAAATCACCCATCCGATAGACCCTGCGGGGAATGTACCATAGCGTTTACCAGGAGCAAAGTTTTCAGATCCATTGTATCCAATATTGAACTCTGCTAAATACTTATTCTGGAAAGCATATGTAGCACGTGCCGTCATACCTTGATAACGATAGGCTACCCGATTATCGTAACTTCTATTGGAACGATTAAACAAAACCATGGCAGAAACATCATGATCGCCAAAAGTCCTCAGATAATCCAACTTTAACTGATAATAAGTTTTACTTTCGGCTGCGTTATGACTAAATCCATTTTCTATCGTTTCATCCTGATCATACCACGGATTTCCTAAAATATAAGCCCCTGTATAATTCGGATTATTCATATAAATAGAACCATAACTGCCTTCAGCAGGTTGGAAAGTCGCATATTTTGAGAAATTCATGTATCCATCTGCTCGATCCCCTAATTTTCGGTTAATCCAGTTACCTTCAGAAGCATCATACGAGAAGACACCTTCGATTTTTAATCCCTTAGTGATAAAATCTAATTTATGACCAATAGCAAATGATCCGTTCAAATAGGTATTCTTTTCCTGCAAATATCCTCGTCTTGACAATTCACCCAAAATATTTCTTCGATGCTTATAATCACCATATAACATGCCATATGGATTGTTCAATTCATATGTTTCATTGGCAGGATTACCATTACTTTCTACAACAATTGGCAGATAAGGAGGAAGAGTATTACACAATTTAACTACTTCAGAAGCAGATGTTCCAGGAGCCCGTCTATCTGTAATGCGAGCACCCAAATCTACGCGAACATAAAAATCTTTGGTAATATCCACATCTACATTCGCTCTAAAGTTATATCGCTTAAATTTAGCTTGAGTATCTGTTTCTGTTACATCCGTATGCTTATAGTTTCCACCTTGTGAATAATAGTTAGCCATCACATAATATCTGGCACGTTCAGAACCACCACGTATTGACAAACTATAATCTTGCTGCATACCGGGTTTGAAAGCATAATCGAAATAATCCCAATTATAACCTAATCCATCTGAATTATCGCCTTTAGCCTTCCGATAATTGGCAATTGCTTCATCAGTAAATAATTCCAACTTACTTGGATCGGTTGTCGGATTACTGTTGATCATCGCCTCATTATATAAAGTCGCATAATCAGCTGAACCTAAATATTTAGGGAATTTTACTGGAGAGTTTGTTCCCACAGAAGCTTTGAAATTCACACTTGGTTTTTCAGAAGCTTTACCACGTTTTGTTGTAATGATGATAACACCATTGGCACCACGTACACCATAAGGAGCTGTTGCTGAAGCATCCTTCAAAATAGTAAATGTTTCGATTTCTTCAGGAGCCAGATAACTCATGTCACGTTCTACTCCATCCACAATAACAATTGGTGATTTATCACCATAAGTACCCATACCACGGATTCTCAAATCAGCTCTATCTACACCTGGTTCACCACCACCAAACTGATTGACCATCAAACCAGGCATTCGACCAGCCAATGCATTATTCAAATTGGCAGTCGGACTTTGTTTCAAATCTTTGGTAGTAATCGTAGATACAGAACCCGTTATGGTTGCTTTCTTTTGTGTCGTATAACCGACAACAACCACTTCTTCCAAAGCTTTCGAGTCTTCCACCATCTTAATGGTCAAATCACTCCGCCCATTAATCTTAACTTCCTGAGCCTGATAACCAATATAAGAGAACACCAAGCTTGCACCAGAATATGGAGCCATAATTTCAAAATTACCATCCATATCCGAAACAACACCGGTCATCGTTCCTTTCACCATGATATTCACACCAATCAAAGGACCATTTGCATCTAAAACACGTCCTTTAACTCTAAAACCTTCCTGAGTAACCGTCGGTCCAGCATCTTCTGTGTTTCTGTCATTTAAAGCGTAGAGAACGACTTGCCCATCTTCTACTTTAAATGAGCAGTTTTGATCCTTCAAGAGAATATGTAACATTTCTTCCAAAGTTACATTTTC is part of the Parabacteroides sp. AD58 genome and harbors:
- a CDS encoding TonB-dependent receptor, coding for MKRLLNYSPQLLMRQKSIRRVLTIGLCSCVSVGMYANILADEVSLTCKNKTLKQALELIEEQAGVSIVYSNNVLNDEARVTCKTENVTLEEMLHILLKDQNCSFKVEDGQVVLYALNDRNTEDAGPTVTQEGFRVKGRVLDANGPLIGVNIMVKGTMTGVVSDMDGNFEIMAPYSGASLVFSYIGYQAQEVKINGRSDLTIKMVEDSKALEEVVVVGYTTQKKATITGSVSTITTKDLKQSPTANLNNALAGRMPGLMVNQFGGGEPGVDRADLRIRGMGTYGDKSPIVIVDGVERDMSYLAPEEIETFTILKDASATAPYGVRGANGVIIITTKRGKASEKPSVNFKASVGTNSPVKFPKYLGSADYATLYNEAMINSNPTTDPSKLELFTDEAIANYRKAKGDNSDGLGYNWDYFDYAFKPGMQQDYSLSIRGGSERARYYVMANYYSQGGNYKHTDVTETDTQAKFKRYNFRANVDVDITKDFYVRVDLGARITDRRAPGTSASEVVKLCNTLPPYLPIVVESNGNPANETYELNNPYGMLYGDYKHRRNILGELSRRGYLQEKNTYLNGSFAIGHKLDFITKGLKIEGVFSYDASEGNWINRKLGDRADGYMNFSKYATFQPAEGSYGSIYMNNPNYTGAYILGNPWYDQDETIENGFSHNAAESKTYYQLKLDYLRTFGDHDVSAMVLFNRSNRSYDNRVAYRYQGMTARATYAFQNKYLAEFNIGYNGSENFAPGKRYGTFPAGSIGWVISRERFMQGAEKWLSNLKLRASYGLVGSDKISDNNDDRFAYLQFFQGGDGYSFGVNEFGNGYSGLKEGNFANPNLTWEKARKLNVGLDASFFNERLTFSADYFFEHRYDIITNLSDGNKLGYPGIVGKDAPFINSGIVDNQGIDFEIGWNGNIGEDFRYYIKPNFTFARNKIKFMNEVSYENEWRANTGKRIDEYFVYEFDHFVYDQAEADKLNAMNGGSGFQPWGKLYPGDVVYKDQNGDGKIDDEHDRRAMGNPRTPEIQFGIPVGIQYKGFDLSLLFQGAANSSILLNGAAVWDFPQFDQDQIGKVKPMHFNRWTEETKDVATYPRLTIGTNDNNKNSNSSLYLYNASYLRLKNVEIGYTLPKHLIRFAGLQNVRFYVQGMNLLTFDGLDDVDVDPETKNGDGSWYPIQRIFNFGIDITY